The Marasmius oreades isolate 03SP1 chromosome 11, whole genome shotgun sequence genome includes a region encoding these proteins:
- a CDS encoding uncharacterized protein (antiSMASH:Cluster_11.2) — protein MSRLIVKNLPSYVTPDQLKKHFTQKGSPGGTLTDIKVAHKQDGSSRRFGFVGYKTEQEAQAAREWFDKTFVGSTRIRVDVVEGAKDAPKPRPNKRPATAAISADASGVEFKKARFEESPPKSKKQIQMEEFMEVMQPKKGPAWANDAQSQPEASTSAKKIDDEVLVDEEGVSDTDWLKRRMSKNVDGVEKVFEQSDDEDVDDDVETILAPPPTDPTKETILQTGRLFVRNLAFSCTKEDLEELFSPFGTVSQVHIPLAFDTSGGTGHSKGTAYVTFARAEDAVTAYETLDRRSFQGRLLHILGAVDRRGNPAVEMEGGKKRSVKGEKDAKRKLVAGKEFNWSMLYMNSDAVASSIADRMGIPKSSILSESTEETGTGTANPAVKLALAETHVINETKAYFESHGVVLSSFSSDTRNRTRTRSDTTILVKNIPYGTGESQIRELFEPYGSVRRVLVPPAGTIAVVDFERGDEAGKAFKGVAYRRIGSSVVYLERAPLGVFSSDSDANADSLGAVDKAVAYARAVKIPEQEQEQEEGGGTDGPPSLAAGTTLFVKNLAFSTTTEKLAQVFCNLPSFAFARVQMKPDPNPKRQSGGAKLSMGYGFVGFKDVEGATKAMGSMQGFVLDGHALHVRFAGRGQEVTAGDAGGGGGSKSRTTKMVVKNVPFEATKKDIRDLFGSHGHVKSVRLPKKFDSRTRGFAFLEFVSRHEAENAYATLKHTHLLGRHLVLEWAEEGEQDVELLRKKMGVGVGRGGDMPGKKRKLDMDVGGGGGDGDGDDD, from the exons AGGATACGTGTTGATGTTGTCGAG GGTGCGAAGGATGCTCCCAAACCTCGACCTAATAAGCGTCCGGCTACTGCAGCAATTTCCGCAGATGCCAGTGGTGTAGAGTTTAAGAAGGCTCGTTTTGAGGAGTCTCCTCCGAAGTCGAAGAAACAAATTCAGATGGAAGAGTTTATGGAGGTCATGCAACCCAAGAAAGGCCCTGCTTGGGCTAATGACGCTCAATCCCAACCGGAGGCGTCGACGAGTGCGAAGAAGATAGACGATGAGGTACTGGTGGATGAGGAGGGTGTTTCCGACACGGATTGGCTGAAGAGGCGGATGTCGAAGAATGTTGATGGCGTTGAGAAAGTGTTTGAACAGTCGGATgacgaggatgtggatgacgATGTGGAG ACTATATTGGCCCCACCTCCAACAGACCCAACGAAAGAAACGATTCTACAGACTGGGCGCCTTTTCGTAAGGAATCTGGCGTTTTCTTGTACAAAAGAGGACCTCGAAGAGTTGTTTAGTCCTTTTGGTACTGTATCACAG GTCCACATACCACTCGCATTCGATACCTCCGGAGGTACCGGCCATTCAAAAGGGACTGCGTACGTCACGTTCGCTCGTGCTGAAGATGCAGTAACAGCGTATGAAACGCTGGATAGGAGGTCTTTCCAGGGGAGGTTGTTGCATATCCTTGGTGCAGTGGATAGAAGGGGGAACCCTGCTGTTGAGATGGAAGGggggaagaaacggagtgtGAAGGGTGAGAAAGACGCGAAGAGGAAGTTGGTTGCAGGGAAAGAGTTTAATTGGAGTATGCTTTATATGAAT AGCGATGCTGTAGCGTCATCTATTGCGGATAGAATGGGAATTCCTAAATCTTCTATCCTTAGTGAATCGACTGAAGAGACGGGGACAGGGACTGCCAACCCCGCTGTCAAACTGGCACTCGCCGAAACGCACGTTATCAACGAAACCAAAGCCTATTTCGAATCCCACGGGGTCGTTCTCTCCTCCTTTTCATCAGATACCCGTAACCGTACACGAACACGTTCGGATACGACGATTCTCGTGAAGAATATACCCTATGGGACGGGAGAAAGCCAGATTAGAGAGTTGTTTGAGCCGTATGGGAGTGTGAGGAGGGTGTTGGTACCTCCGGCGGGGACGATTGCGGTCGTTGATTTTGAGAGGGGGGATGAGGCTGGGAAGGCCTTTAAGGGGGTTGCGTATAGGCGAATAGGAAGTTCGGTGGTTTATTTGGAGAGAGCGCCGTTGGGTGTTTTTTCTTCTGATAGTGACGCGAATGCGGACAGCTTGGGTGCGGTTGATAAGGCTGTTGCGTATGCGCGGGCTGTTAAGATTCCGGAGCAGgagcaggagcaggaggagggaggaggGACGGATGGGCCGCCATCGTTAGCGGCGGGTACGACATTGTTCGTAAAGAATCTTGCGttctcgacgacgacggagaAACTGGCGCAAGTGTTCTGTAATCTCCCCTCCTTTGCGTTTGCTCGGGTACAGATGAAGCCTGATCCGAATCCCAAGAGGCAGTCTGGGGGGGCCAAGTTGAGTATGGGTTATGGATTTGTGGGGTTTAAGGATGTGGAGGGTGCGACGAAAGCGATGGGGAGTATGCAGGGGTTTGTTTTGGATGGACATGCGTTGCATGTTAGGTTTGCTGGGAGGGGGCAGGAGGTGACGGCTGGGGATGCtgggggtggtggtgggtctAAGAGCAGAACGACGAAGATGGTTGTGAAGAATGTACCGTTTGAGGCGACGAAGAAGGATATTAGGGATTTGTTTGG gTCTCATGGCCACGTCAAATCTGTCCGATTACCAAAGAAATTTGACTCTCGAACGCGTGGTTTCGCGTTCCTCGAATTCGTGTCGAGACACGAGGCAGAGAATGCGTATGCGACTTTGAAGCATACTCATTTGCTTGGGAGACATTTAGTGTTGGAGTGGGCTGAGGAGGGAGAGCAGGATGTGGAGTTGCTTAGGAAGAAGATGGGTGTAGGGGTTGGGAGAGGGGGTGATATGCCTGGGAAGAAGCGGAAGTTGGATATGGATGTTGGTGGGGGAGGGGGTGATGGGGATGGGGATGATGATTGA
- a CDS encoding uncharacterized protein (antiSMASH:Cluster_11.2), with protein sequence MSQAPASTRRVTRHSSRVSDVGISSLATPSTAHSFVGITPSPSATIAQLLRRNAELEAQNTLLQVREQTANAHAVYMAQQAAVYKYRLNHQAKKQDGEDRRIHTQSRVITSVEGREEAAQEKQRKQRDKVDSEKKGKEKEKEDILRRGKQKETQDCFTGALTTNNKSQLEDICAALEIPYDGTVKVLQIRLKAHFDANPELKQHERYKGLFSRGNKRATRSFELDENGASASGLSSVQPPSNRPRLET encoded by the coding sequence ATGTCCCAAGCACCTGCATCAACACGTCGAGTCACGCGCCACTCCTCACGAGTTTCTGATGTTGGCATCTCCTCACTCGCCACCCCGTCCACCGCCCACTCTTTCGTTGGTATCACACCCAGCCCTTCTGCAACGATCGCCCAATTGTTGCGTCGAAACGCCGAGTTAGAAGCCCAGAACACCTTACTCCAAGTGCGAGAGCAAACCGCAAATGCGCACGCGGTTTATATGGCTCAACAAGCGGCGGTGTACAAGTATCGGCTGAATCACCAGGCGAAGAAGCAGGATGGTGAAGACCGTCGTATCCACACTCAATCCAGAGTCATAACCTCGGTAGAAGGAAGGGAGGAGGCGGCTCAGGAGAAGCAGAGAAAGCAACGGGACAAAGTGGACAGCGAAAaaaaggggaaggagaaggagaaggaggacatTTTGAGGCGAGGGAAGCAGAAGGAGACCCAGGATTGCTTCACTGGCGCACTCACGACGAATAATAAAAGTCAACTCGAAGATATCTGTGCGGCACTCGAGATACCTTACGACGGAACTGTTAAGGTACTTCAGATCCGACTCAAGGCCCATTTCGATGCGAACCCCGAATTGAAGCAACATGAACGGTACAAGGGACTTTTTTCTCGTGGCAACAAACGAGCTACTCGTTCATTCGAGCTTGATGAAAACGGCGCCTCTGCTTCTGGTCTGTCCTCAGTACAGCCCCCTTCGAATCGACCCCGCCTTGAGACCTAA
- a CDS encoding uncharacterized protein (antiSMASH:Cluster_11.2), translating to MKDTTSSHIVSLRSLTASNHWGTSTTYRPALNLRKVAHLIRQYHDDTDDASVPEPETTGKGKKRARSPSSDETCDRKRLKTISGVSATHDGPNQNNPYPIPFMKYPLFSGWKPTSPVRSSPDGPIHSVPVFHHVFDIQLMKLDHSVEFVTAAVLVAFLVIQLPPRVNTTQRSATIDINHSTSGFREMNAKSCAW from the exons ATGAAGGACACAACGTCCTCCCACATAGTTTCTCTTCGTTCCCTTACTGCGTCGAATCACTGGGGAACTAGTACGACCTACCGTCCTGCTTTgaatctacgcaaggtcgcCCACTTGATCCGCCAATATCACGATGACACCGACGACGCGTCCGTTCCCGAGCCAGAGACTACTGGAAAGGGCAAAAAACGTGCCAGGTCCCCGTCTTCAGACGAGACATGTGATAGAAAAAGATTGAAGACTATCTCTGGGGTATCCGCGACTCACGATGGTCCCAACCAAAATAACCCCTATCCAATCCCGTTCATGAAGTACCCACTGTTTTCCGGTTGGAAGCCTACAAGTCCAGTCCGCAGTTCTCCCGACGGGCCAATTCACTCTGTCCCTGTATTTCACCACGTCTTTGACATCCAATTAATGAAACTCGATCATTCCGTTGAGTTCGTGACTGCGGCCGTGCTCGTTGCGTTCCTTGTCATTCAGTTACC GCCTAGAGTCAATACGACCCAGCGCTCGGCGACAATAGATATCAACCATTCCACTTCG GGATTCCGAGAGATGAATGCAAAGAGCTGCGCCTGGTGA
- a CDS encoding uncharacterized protein (antiSMASH:Cluster_11.2), whose product MKDTTSSHIVSLRSLTASNHWGTSTTYRPALNLRKVAHLIRQYHDDTDDASVPEPETTGKGKKRARSPSSDETCDRKRLKTISGVSATHDGPNQNNPYPIPFMKYPLFSGWKPTSPVRSSPDGPIHSVPVFHHVFDIQLMKLDHSVEFVTAAVLVAFLVIQLPPRVNTTQRSATIDINHSTSVEEYAPTCHLVH is encoded by the exons ATGAAGGACACAACGTCCTCCCACATAGTTTCTCTTCGTTCCCTTACTGCGTCGAATCACTGGGGAACTAGTACGACCTACCGTCCTGCTTTgaatctacgcaaggtcgcCCACTTGATCCGCCAATATCACGATGACACCGACGACGCGTCCGTTCCCGAGCCAGAGACTACTGGAAAGGGCAAAAAACGTGCCAGGTCCCCGTCTTCAGACGAGACATGTGATAGAAAAAGATTGAAGACTATCTCTGGGGTATCCGCGACTCACGATGGTCCCAACCAAAATAACCCCTATCCAATCCCGTTCATGAAGTACCCACTGTTTTCCGGTTGGAAGCCTACAAGTCCAGTCCGCAGTTCTCCCGACGGGCCAATTCACTCTGTCCCTGTATTTCACCACGTCTTTGACATCCAATTAATGAAACTCGATCATTCCGTTGAGTTCGTGACTGCGGCCGTGCTCGTTGCGTTCCTTGTCATTCAGTTACC GCCTAGAGTCAATACGACCCAGCGCTCGGCGACAATAGATATCAACCATTCCACTTCGGTAGAGGAATATGCCCCAACGTGCCACCTGGTCCACTAA
- a CDS encoding uncharacterized protein (antiSMASH:Cluster_11.2), translated as MTVSWQARRVFVFSHPRTACHVFFQLLATHPIFQVVTPFCCAGANEVSTEAQAVRSRQEWQDLLSMSDEDASKITWQGSIDGLQREVAEAELNGKFALTMDHPSFLIASSQLQAHLGIRGCEAKPTPVIIDRKLDVGAVYPHLDAGITPEAHPNPTLLPDRFFFSFTPIITIRHPARVLPSFLRALQRLGDDISHPEFAVHGESFRLERLIFDSFKAYEEARAVAEGRKAKVPIVIDGDKLVRDPQDQMKELCMLLGIDEGQLKYSWDPPRLLEHTKMARAYMDEFNRSTGIFFNPRAKEVNMAEEVRCWRKEWNEDIARILEEKVAAQMEDYEYLLQFSL; from the exons ATGACCGTGAGCTGGCAAGCACGTCGAGTCTTCGTCTTTTCCCATCCTCGCACCGCTTGTCACGTCTTCTTCCAACTCCTCGCAACGCATCCAATATTCCAAGTCGTAACGCCATTCTGTTGCGCTGGTGCGAATGAAGTTAGTACGGAAGCGCAAGCAGTTCGTAGCAGGCAAGAATGGCAGGATCTTCTGTCAATGAGCGACGAGGATGCTTCAAAAATCACTTGGCAAGGAAGTATAGATGGCTTGCAGAGGGAGGTTGCTGAAGCTGAACTTAAT GGGAAGTTTGCTCTGACGATGGACCACCCTTCCTTTTTGATCGCATCCTCACAACTCCAAGCTCACCTCGGCATTCGAGGATGCGAGGCGAAGCCAACTCCCGTAATAATAGATCGGAAGTTGGATGTTGGTGCTGTATACCCTCATCTCGACGCCGGGATAACCCCAGAGGCTCACCCCAACCCAACATTACTTCCTGAccgattcttcttctcattcaCACCAATCATAACTATCCGCCATCCCGCTCGAGTCCTGCcctcatttcttcgggccttACAACGCCTTGGAGATGACATTTCCCATCCGGAGTTTGCTGTACACGGAGAAAGCTTTCGACTGGAGCGTCTGATTTTCGACAGCTTCAAGGCTTATGAGGAAGCACGTGCGGTGGCAGAAGGCCGAAAGGCGAAGGTTCCCATTGTGATTGACGGCGATAAGCTCGTCAGGGATCCTCAAGATCAAATGAAGGAGCTGTGTATGTTGCTAGGTATTGATGAGGGCCAGTTAAAGTATTCTTGGGATCCGCCTAGACTCCTGGAGCATACCAAGATGGCACGAGCATACATGGACGAGTTTAATCGGTCTACtgggattttcttcaatccG AGGGCCAAGGAGGTGAATATGGCGGAAGAAGTGAGATGTTGGAGGAAGGAATGGAATGAGGATATCGCGAGGATCTTAGAGGAAAAGGTTGCTGCGCAGATGGAGGATTACGAGTACTTACTCCAATTCAGTTTGTGA
- a CDS encoding uncharacterized protein (antiSMASH:Cluster_11.2), producing the protein MLLCATNKLHSFRTARVPLPQIRRMHPYALGFENAPETRVPVDLTIHGSIPPWLSGVLYRTGPGTYRIPTSNHSSKTVDIQHWFDGLSMNHRFEIFPGGQRVSYRSRKASEDYEQHISEQGKIPGISFAQQPDICESIFKKFFTVFQQMRSPPTSGGSPSSINVQVTLTPDMPGWNKITPDLSLSHQTSGPQYIVAKTDAEGLQLLDPVSLEPLSSANYKALDTRLDGQLSAAHSCRDKETGDFFNYSCKLGGRFPTYKVFRITQDGSVDILAEIKDAPASYLHSFAMTSKYVVLTVWQAHITGYGLSVLYNRNIAQSIDKKWNPNLNTLFYVLDRKNGGIVAKYETSPFFCFHHLNAFDDPQNDDIVIDMSVYEDNSVIDLLHLNKLRNLSADNPMLMGRARRFRLPAITASSPQSSRTKARPAVVEFTLPQSECIELPTVHPAKYHHPYRYAYGINKLDPRSHHTFADRIIKLDMVGRGHKAWGIPGYTPSEPIFVPRPGAESRSEDDGVVLSVVLDGDRRKSLLIILDAKDMSELARAEMETVFPIGFHGLWSQKL; encoded by the exons ATGCTCCTTTGCGCCACTAACAAACTCCATTCCTTTCGCACCGCCAGAGTCCCACTTCCTCAAATTCGTCGTATGCACCCTTACGCTTTGGGCTTCGAAAACGCACCGGAAACACGAGTTCCAGTCGACCTCACCATCCATGGTTCAATTCCTCCTTGGTTGTCCGGTGTCCTCTATCGAACAGGTCCAGGAACTTACAGGATACCCACTTCCAATCACTCCTCAAAGACAGTCGATATTCAACATTGGTTTGACGGACTCAGCATGAACCACCGTTTCGAGATATTCCCAGGCGGTCAGAGAGTCTCTTATCGTTCTCGAAAGGCATCGGAGGACTACGAACAGCACATCTCGGAGCAGGGAAAGATACCCGGAATTTCATTTGCTCAACAGCCCGACATTTGTGAAAGCATCTTCAAGAAGTTCTTTACGGTTTTCCAACAGATGCGTTCCCCTCCTACATCAGGTGGTTCTCCCTCCAGCATCAATGTACAAGTGACATTGACCCCGGATATGCCTGGCTGGAACAAAATCACTCCAGACCTTTCGTTGTCTCACCAGACATCTGGACCCCAGTATATCGTGGCCAAGACAGATGCCGAAGGTCTTCAGCTGCTGGATCCTGTTTCCCTCGAGCCTCTCTCATCCGCTAATTACAAAGCTTTGGATACACGCCTTGACGGACAACTAAGCGCCGCTCACTCTTGTCGCGACAAAGAGACTGGTGACTTTTTCAACTACTCATGTAAACTCGGTGGCCGTTTCCCCACATACAAGGTCTTCAGAATTACCCAGGACGGTTCTGTTGATATCTTGGCTGAAATCAAGGATGCGCCTGCTTCATATTTGCATTCCTTCGCAATGACCTCCAAGTACGTGGTGCTTACGGTATGGCAAGCACATATTACAGG GTACGGCTTGTCAGTGCTGTACAATCGGAATATCGCCCAGTCGATCGACAAGAAATGGAACCCCAATCTCAACACGTTGTTCTACGTCCTTGACAGGAAGAACGGTGGCATTGTCGCGAAGTACGAG ACTTCGCCGTTCTTCTGCTTCCACCACCTGAACGCTTTCGATGATCCTCAAAACGATGACATCGTGATCGACATGTCCGTCTACGAGGATAACTCAGTCATCGATCTCCTCCACCTTAATAAACTTCGAAATCTTTCCGCCGACAATCCGATGCTTATGGGTCGTGCTCGTCGATTCCGCTTGCCTGCCATCACTGCGTCTTCGCCACAGTCTTCCCGTACGAAAGCTCGTCCGGCTGTGGTTGAGTTCACGCTACCGCAATCCGAATGTATCGAATTACCAACTGTCCATCCCGCCAAGTACCATCATCCCTATCGCTACGCGTATGGGATCAATAAACTCGACCCACGTTCTCATCATACTTTTGCGGACCGCATCATCAAACTGGATATGGTCGGTCGTGGTCACAAAGCTTGGGGCATTCCTGGGTATACTCCCAGTGAACCCATTTTTGTCCCTCGACCGGGAGCTGAATCCAGGTCTGAAGATGATGGTGTAGTTCTCAGTGTCGTGTTGGATGGAGACAGGAGGAAGAGTTTGTTAATTATTCTGGACGCAAAGGATATGTCGGAGCTGGCGAGGGCAGAGATGGAGACGGTGTTTCCGATTGGCTTCCATGGTCTTTGGTCTCAAAAACTTTAG
- a CDS encoding uncharacterized protein (antiSMASH:Cluster_11.2): MHPYALGFENAPETRVPVDLTIHGSIPPWLSGVLYRTGPGTYRIPTSNHSSKTVDIQHWFDGLSMNHRFEIFPGGQRVSYRSRKASEDYEQHISEQGKIPGISFAQQPDICESIFKKFFTVFQQMRSPPTSGGSPSSINVQVTLTPDMPGWNKITPDLSLSHQTSGPQYIVAKTDAEGLQLLDPVSLEPLSSANYKALDTRLDGQLSAAHSCRDKETGDFFNYSCKLGGRFPTYKVFRITQDGSVDILAEIKDAPASYLHSFAMTSKYVVLTVWQAHITGYGLSVLYNRNIAQSIDKKWNPNLNTLFYVLDRKNGGIVAKYETSPFFCFHHLNAFDDPQNDDIVIDMSVYEDNSVIDLLHLNKLRNLSADNPMLMGRARRFRLPAITASSPQSSRTKARPAVVEFTLPQSECIELPTVHPAKYHHPYRYAYGINKLDPRSHHTFADRIIKLDMVGRGHKAWGIPGYTPSEPIFVPRPGAESRSEDDGVVLSVVLDGDRRKSLLIILDAKDMSELARAEMETVFPIGFHGLWSQKL; encoded by the exons ATGCACCCTTACGCTTTGGGCTTCGAAAACGCACCGGAAACACGAGTTCCAGTCGACCTCACCATCCATGGTTCAATTCCTCCTTGGTTGTCCGGTGTCCTCTATCGAACAGGTCCAGGAACTTACAGGATACCCACTTCCAATCACTCCTCAAAGACAGTCGATATTCAACATTGGTTTGACGGACTCAGCATGAACCACCGTTTCGAGATATTCCCAGGCGGTCAGAGAGTCTCTTATCGTTCTCGAAAGGCATCGGAGGACTACGAACAGCACATCTCGGAGCAGGGAAAGATACCCGGAATTTCATTTGCTCAACAGCCCGACATTTGTGAAAGCATCTTCAAGAAGTTCTTTACGGTTTTCCAACAGATGCGTTCCCCTCCTACATCAGGTGGTTCTCCCTCCAGCATCAATGTACAAGTGACATTGACCCCGGATATGCCTGGCTGGAACAAAATCACTCCAGACCTTTCGTTGTCTCACCAGACATCTGGACCCCAGTATATCGTGGCCAAGACAGATGCCGAAGGTCTTCAGCTGCTGGATCCTGTTTCCCTCGAGCCTCTCTCATCCGCTAATTACAAAGCTTTGGATACACGCCTTGACGGACAACTAAGCGCCGCTCACTCTTGTCGCGACAAAGAGACTGGTGACTTTTTCAACTACTCATGTAAACTCGGTGGCCGTTTCCCCACATACAAGGTCTTCAGAATTACCCAGGACGGTTCTGTTGATATCTTGGCTGAAATCAAGGATGCGCCTGCTTCATATTTGCATTCCTTCGCAATGACCTCCAAGTACGTGGTGCTTACGGTATGGCAAGCACATATTACAGG GTACGGCTTGTCAGTGCTGTACAATCGGAATATCGCCCAGTCGATCGACAAGAAATGGAACCCCAATCTCAACACGTTGTTCTACGTCCTTGACAGGAAGAACGGTGGCATTGTCGCGAAGTACGAG ACTTCGCCGTTCTTCTGCTTCCACCACCTGAACGCTTTCGATGATCCTCAAAACGATGACATCGTGATCGACATGTCCGTCTACGAGGATAACTCAGTCATCGATCTCCTCCACCTTAATAAACTTCGAAATCTTTCCGCCGACAATCCGATGCTTATGGGTCGTGCTCGTCGATTCCGCTTGCCTGCCATCACTGCGTCTTCGCCACAGTCTTCCCGTACGAAAGCTCGTCCGGCTGTGGTTGAGTTCACGCTACCGCAATCCGAATGTATCGAATTACCAACTGTCCATCCCGCCAAGTACCATCATCCCTATCGCTACGCGTATGGGATCAATAAACTCGACCCACGTTCTCATCATACTTTTGCGGACCGCATCATCAAACTGGATATGGTCGGTCGTGGTCACAAAGCTTGGGGCATTCCTGGGTATACTCCCAGTGAACCCATTTTTGTCCCTCGACCGGGAGCTGAATCCAGGTCTGAAGATGATGGTGTAGTTCTCAGTGTCGTGTTGGATGGAGACAGGAGGAAGAGTTTGTTAATTATTCTGGACGCAAAGGATATGTCGGAGCTGGCGAGGGCAGAGATGGAGACGGTGTTTCCGATTGGCTTCCATGGTCTTTGGTCTCAAAAACTTTAG